A region from the Campylobacter subantarcticus LMG 24377 genome encodes:
- a CDS encoding shikimate kinase, translated as MSKKDNLLFVGFMGCGKTTIARAYAEKYDKFFLDTDCLIKDKFNLKISEFFKIYGEKKFRKEEKKLLTFLANTQNCSIASGGGFIQQKGLKNIGKIVYLQASFEYILQRLNQEELSTRPLLTNLNNAKMLFKQRIKKYKKKADIIINIENKSIKKIIKEIKKEVK; from the coding sequence ATGAGCAAGAAGGATAATCTCCTTTTTGTAGGTTTTATGGGTTGTGGTAAAACGACTATTGCAAGAGCTTATGCAGAAAAATATGATAAATTTTTTTTAGACACAGACTGTTTGATTAAAGATAAATTTAATCTTAAAATTAGTGAATTTTTCAAAATATACGGGGAGAAAAAATTTCGTAAAGAAGAAAAAAAATTGCTTACTTTTCTTGCTAACACTCAAAATTGTTCCATTGCAAGTGGTGGCGGTTTTATACAACAAAAAGGGTTAAAAAATATCGGTAAAATTGTTTATCTACAAGCAAGTTTTGAATACATCTTACAAAGATTAAACCAAGAGGAATTATCCACAAGACCTTTACTGACTAATCTAAACAACGCTAAAATGCTTTTTAAGCAAAGAATAAAAAAATATAAAAAAAAAGCAGATATTATAATTAACATTGAAAACAAAAGCATTAAAAAAATTATCAAAGAGATTAAAAAAGAGGTAAAATGA
- the der gene encoding ribosome biogenesis GTPase Der, whose protein sequence is MQSIILIGKPNVGKSSLFNRLARKRIAITSDISGTTRDTNKIEVEIDGKKALLIDSGGLDESNELFKNVKANSLKAAKNSDIIFYMVDGKFLPDDEDKAFFYEMKKLNKPIALVINKVDNKKDEERSWEFSNFGVKEVFNISVTHNIGIDELCMWAGKFLNESFLNADEEEDFESYLENFDENSGDFKLKTINENHIKVGIIGRVNVGKSSLLNALVKEERSVVSDIAGTTIDPVNESIMHKDKIIEFVDTAGIRKRGKIQGLERYALNRTEYALANAQIALLVLDAAEGFNELDERIAGLAAKHCLGVIIVLNKWDKSELDFDKTLKELKLDRFKFLAYAPVVSVSALSGKRVHVLLDKILEVFANFTQKIPTAKLNALVEEATRAHPLPHDYGKLVKIYYAVQYDLAPPKIALIMNRPKALHFSYKRYLQNQIRKHFNFEGVPLILASRKKGSKDEQEG, encoded by the coding sequence ATGCAAAGTATTATTTTAATAGGAAAACCAAATGTTGGCAAATCAAGTCTTTTTAATAGACTTGCAAGAAAGCGCATAGCTATCACTAGTGATATTAGTGGAACCACAAGAGATACAAACAAAATCGAAGTAGAGATTGATGGTAAAAAAGCTTTGCTAATAGACAGCGGTGGGCTTGATGAGAGCAACGAGCTTTTTAAAAACGTCAAAGCAAATTCACTAAAAGCCGCTAAAAATAGCGATATTATCTTTTATATGGTTGATGGCAAATTCCTACCTGATGATGAAGATAAAGCATTTTTTTATGAAATGAAAAAACTCAACAAACCCATAGCTTTAGTAATCAATAAAGTCGATAATAAAAAAGACGAAGAAAGATCTTGGGAATTTTCAAATTTTGGTGTTAAAGAAGTTTTTAACATCTCGGTTACGCATAATATAGGCATCGATGAACTTTGCATGTGGGCTGGTAAATTTTTAAATGAAAGTTTTTTAAATGCAGATGAAGAAGAAGACTTTGAAAGTTATTTAGAAAATTTTGATGAAAATAGCGGAGATTTTAAACTAAAAACCATCAATGAAAACCACATTAAAGTGGGGATTATTGGTAGAGTGAATGTAGGAAAATCAAGTCTTTTAAATGCCTTAGTAAAAGAAGAACGTAGCGTGGTAAGCGATATAGCAGGCACCACCATTGATCCTGTTAATGAAAGCATTATGCATAAAGATAAAATCATCGAATTTGTAGACACTGCAGGGATTAGAAAACGTGGAAAAATACAAGGCTTAGAGCGCTATGCACTCAATAGAACCGAATATGCTCTAGCTAATGCTCAAATTGCACTTTTAGTTCTAGATGCAGCTGAGGGTTTTAATGAGCTTGATGAGCGTATCGCAGGACTTGCTGCCAAACATTGTTTAGGCGTGATTATTGTTTTAAACAAATGGGATAAAAGCGAGCTTGATTTTGATAAAACTTTAAAAGAATTAAAATTAGATCGTTTTAAATTTCTAGCTTATGCACCTGTTGTAAGCGTATCAGCTTTAAGCGGAAAAAGAGTGCACGTGCTTTTAGATAAAATCTTAGAAGTTTTTGCAAATTTCACGCAAAAAATTCCAACAGCAAAATTAAATGCTTTAGTAGAAGAGGCCACAAGAGCACATCCATTGCCTCATGATTATGGAAAACTAGTTAAGATATACTATGCTGTGCAGTATGACTTAGCACCTCCAAAAATAGCTCTAATCATGAATCGACCTAAAGCCTTGCATTTTAGTTATAAACGCTATTTACAAAATCAAATCAGAAAACATTTTAATTTTGAGGGCGTGCCTTTGATTTTAGCTTCAAGAAAAAAAGGTAGTAAAGATGAGCAAGAAGGATAA
- a CDS encoding DMT family transporter, with product MLRIVKKNLGIYFMIIASIEFALVGACAKILSEELSSIEIMFFRNIIGTAFMLYALSKLNFHKSGGHLGLLIFRGVIGTVALYLFFYNVSNISLGGAFAFQKTAPIFIALIAFLFFKEKLGLKACFGILIAFIGVLLVCQPFADSSTHSGFDLKNSILGILSGFFAALALTSVRELRKSYPAPFIALSFVLIGTLMPLVSMIIGSFYEAKELDFLIAPFVMPSFKAWIFIILMGIFGAMYQIHVTKAYGVAKKAGVVAGVSYIDVVFTLFLGILLGDDFPSLMVFIGIFSIVIGGIILVSKQTKGKKDGK from the coding sequence ATGCTAAGAATTGTCAAAAAAAATTTAGGTATATATTTTATGATTATTGCTTCGATAGAGTTTGCACTTGTGGGTGCTTGTGCAAAAATTTTAAGCGAAGAATTATCATCAATTGAAATTATGTTTTTTAGAAATATCATAGGCACCGCTTTCATGCTCTATGCACTTTCAAAATTAAATTTTCATAAAAGTGGTGGACATCTTGGACTGCTTATTTTTAGAGGTGTTATAGGAACAGTTGCTTTATATCTGTTCTTTTATAATGTTTCTAATATTTCCCTAGGAGGAGCTTTTGCTTTTCAAAAAACAGCACCTATTTTTATAGCTTTAATTGCCTTTTTGTTTTTTAAAGAGAAGTTAGGGTTAAAAGCGTGTTTTGGAATTTTGATCGCTTTTATTGGGGTGTTATTGGTTTGTCAGCCTTTTGCAGATAGTAGCACGCATTCGGGTTTTGATTTAAAAAATAGCATTTTGGGAATTTTAAGTGGTTTTTTCGCAGCTTTGGCGCTAACTAGCGTAAGAGAACTTAGAAAATCATACCCAGCGCCTTTTATAGCCTTATCTTTTGTTTTGATTGGTACTTTAATGCCTTTGGTTTCTATGATCATAGGTTCATTTTACGAGGCAAAAGAATTGGACTTTTTAATCGCACCTTTTGTTATGCCTAGTTTTAAAGCTTGGATTTTTATTATTTTAATGGGTATTTTTGGTGCTATGTATCAAATTCATGTTACCAAAGCTTATGGTGTAGCAAAAAAAGCAGGAGTGGTTGCAGGGGTTAGTTATATAGATGTAGTTTTTACTTTATTTTTGGGTATATTACTAGGAGATGATTTTCCTAGTTTGATGGTTTTTATAGGAATTTTCAGCATTGTTATAGGAGGAATTATTTTGGTAAGTAAACAAACAAAAGGAAAGAAAGATGGAAAATAA
- a CDS encoding uracil-xanthine permease family protein, with product MENKTDLIYGLEDKPPFAKAFFAALVHLMAMFVAVITPALLICKGLGVDDGNTARIICMSLFASGVASLLQIKTWGPVGSGLLSIQGTSFNFVTPIILGGLVLKDNGLGQEAMLGAIFGTLMLCSTTEMIISQILPFVRRIISPLVSGIVVMIIGLSLINVGLISAGGGFAAKASGEFGSLQNLLLAAVVILSIVILNRFDNVYIRISSLFIAMIIGLLVAMTFENFSFSFNENLPLIFLPDPLHYGLSIDYNLILPLILVFMVTSLETIGDISATSEVSNQPVKGELYAKRLKGGVLANGLNSFVSAFFNTFPNSCFGQNNGVIALTGVASRYVGFIVAFMLMILGLFPIVADITLQIPEPVLGGATLVMFGTIAATGVRIISKENLNRRSIIIIAMSLGIGLGVSNNPDILNFMPLWFKTLFSSGIAAGGITAIILNFVFPLEENTKNKVK from the coding sequence ATGGAAAATAAAACAGACTTAATTTATGGCTTAGAAGACAAGCCACCATTTGCTAAGGCTTTTTTTGCTGCGTTAGTGCATTTGATGGCAATGTTTGTGGCTGTTATTACGCCTGCTTTGTTGATTTGTAAAGGACTTGGGGTAGATGATGGCAATACGGCTAGAATCATTTGTATGTCGCTTTTTGCTTCAGGCGTAGCTTCGCTTTTGCAAATTAAGACTTGGGGTCCTGTGGGAAGTGGTCTTTTGTCTATTCAAGGAACAAGTTTTAATTTTGTTACGCCTATTATTTTGGGTGGACTAGTTTTAAAAGATAATGGTTTGGGTCAAGAAGCGATGCTTGGAGCGATTTTTGGGACTTTAATGCTTTGTTCTACCACAGAGATGATTATTTCTCAAATTCTTCCTTTTGTTAGGAGAATTATTTCACCTTTGGTTTCAGGCATTGTTGTGATGATTATAGGTCTTAGTTTGATCAATGTAGGTTTGATAAGTGCTGGAGGTGGTTTTGCTGCTAAAGCAAGCGGGGAATTTGGTTCATTGCAAAATTTATTGCTTGCTGCAGTGGTGATTTTAAGTATTGTTATTTTAAATCGTTTTGATAATGTATATATAAGAATTTCATCTTTATTTATCGCTATGATTATAGGGCTTTTGGTGGCTATGACTTTTGAAAACTTTAGCTTTAGCTTTAATGAAAATTTACCTTTGATCTTTTTACCCGATCCTTTGCATTATGGCTTAAGTATTGATTATAATTTGATTTTACCTTTGATTTTGGTTTTTATGGTAACTTCTTTAGAGACTATTGGTGATATTAGTGCAACAAGTGAAGTTTCAAACCAACCTGTTAAAGGTGAGCTTTATGCTAAAAGGTTAAAAGGAGGGGTTTTGGCTAATGGTCTTAACTCTTTTGTTTCGGCTTTTTTCAATACCTTCCCTAATTCGTGTTTTGGTCAAAACAATGGCGTTATAGCTTTAACGGGTGTTGCAAGTCGCTATGTGGGCTTTATAGTTGCTTTTATGCTGATGATTTTAGGATTATTTCCTATTGTAGCAGATATTACATTGCAAATTCCAGAGCCTGTTTTGGGTGGAGCAACTTTAGTGATGTTTGGTACGATAGCTGCAACGGGGGTTAGGATTATTTCAAAAGAAAATTTAAACCGTCGTTCTATTATTATCATTGCGATGAGTTTGGGTATAGGACTTGGTGTTTCAAATAATCCTGATATTTTAAATTTTATGCCTTTATGGTTTAAGACTTTATTTTCTTCAGGGATTGCAGCAGGAGGAATTACAGCGATTATTTTAAATTTTGTTTTTCCACTTGAAGAAAATACAAAAAATAAAGTAAAATAA
- the kdsA gene encoding 3-deoxy-8-phosphooctulonate synthase: MKKMILIAGPCVIESEELVFKVAQELECFLKDDRIDFYFKSSFDKANRTSINSFRGPGIEKGLEVLQKVKDKFGMQILTDIHESSQASIAAEVVDVLQIPAFLCRQTDLLVAAAKTKAKVNVKKGQFLNPDDIKYSVAKILQTRGINEEGFEIAKENGVFVAERGSSFGYGNLVVDMRSLVIMRKYAPVIFDATHSVQMPGANGGSSGGKSEFVEPLARAAASVGVDGFFFETHINPCEALCDGPNMLDLSRLKNCVDTLLKIQEII, encoded by the coding sequence ATGAAAAAAATGATATTAATTGCAGGTCCTTGTGTGATAGAAAGCGAAGAGCTTGTTTTTAAGGTTGCACAAGAACTAGAATGCTTTTTAAAAGATGATAGAATTGATTTTTATTTTAAATCAAGCTTTGACAAGGCAAATCGCACAAGTATTAATAGCTTCAGAGGACCAGGCATTGAAAAGGGTCTGGAGGTTTTGCAAAAAGTAAAAGATAAATTTGGTATGCAAATTCTCACCGATATTCATGAAAGTTCTCAAGCAAGCATTGCGGCTGAGGTTGTAGATGTTTTGCAAATCCCTGCGTTTTTGTGCAGACAAACCGACCTTTTAGTGGCAGCTGCTAAAACAAAAGCAAAAGTTAATGTAAAAAAAGGACAATTTTTAAATCCTGATGATATTAAATACAGTGTAGCTAAAATTTTACAAACTAGAGGTATTAACGAAGAAGGTTTTGAAATAGCTAAAGAAAATGGAGTTTTTGTAGCTGAAAGAGGTTCGAGTTTTGGTTATGGGAATTTAGTGGTAGATATGCGAAGTTTGGTTATTATGAGAAAATACGCTCCAGTTATTTTTGATGCTACCCATAGTGTCCAAATGCCAGGGGCAAATGGAGGAAGCAGTGGTGGCAAGAGTGAATTTGTTGAACCTTTAGCAAGAGCCGCTGCTAGTGTTGGTGTAGATGGATTTTTCTTTGAAACGCATATTAATCCTTGTGAGGCTTTGTGTGATGGTCCAAATATGCTTGATCTTTCAAGACTTAAAAATTGCGTTGATACGCTTTTAAAAATTCAAGAAATCATTTAA
- the ribE gene encoding 6,7-dimethyl-8-ribityllumazine synthase: MKIIEGNLSLKGDEKIAIINARFNHIITDRLVEGAKDAFLRHGGKEENLNLILVPGAFEIPFALKQAIESKKFDGICCVGAVIRGSTPHFDYVAAETTKGIASVGLGANVPVSFGVLTTDTLEQAIERAGSKAGNKGFEAMLTVVEMLNLIQKIKA, from the coding sequence ATGAAGATAATAGAAGGAAACTTAAGTTTAAAAGGTGATGAGAAAATCGCAATCATTAATGCAAGATTTAACCACATCATTACCGATCGTTTGGTTGAAGGTGCTAAAGATGCTTTTTTAAGACATGGGGGTAAAGAAGAAAATTTAAATCTTATTTTAGTGCCCGGTGCTTTTGAAATTCCTTTTGCATTAAAACAAGCTATAGAGAGTAAAAAATTTGATGGAATTTGTTGTGTTGGAGCGGTAATACGTGGCAGCACTCCGCATTTTGATTATGTTGCAGCTGAAACAACTAAAGGGATCGCAAGTGTAGGACTTGGGGCGAATGTGCCTGTAAGTTTTGGAGTTTTAACAACTGATACTTTAGAACAAGCTATAGAAAGAGCAGGTAGTAAGGCAGGAAATAAGGGCTTTGAAGCTATGCTTACCGTAGTTGAAATGCTTAATTTAATTCAAAAAATTAAGGCTTAA
- the nusB gene encoding transcription antitermination factor NusB, giving the protein MATRHQVRQSIVSLLYAAQLNQENKDFINEFLDEKKIRNDQRKFTLDLYNGINEQLAFLDEKINECLKEHKLDGVANIEKAILRLGAYEILFTSTQKAIIINEAIELAKEMAGDNAPKFINGVLDKINKEKQ; this is encoded by the coding sequence ATGGCTACTAGACATCAAGTAAGACAAAGTATCGTTTCCTTGCTTTATGCAGCACAGCTTAATCAGGAAAATAAAGACTTTATCAATGAATTTTTAGATGAGAAAAAAATTCGCAACGATCAAAGAAAATTTACATTAGATTTATACAACGGTATCAATGAGCAGCTTGCTTTTCTTGATGAAAAAATCAATGAATGTTTAAAAGAGCATAAATTAGATGGGGTGGCTAATATAGAAAAAGCTATTTTGCGTTTAGGTGCTTATGAGATTTTATTTACTTCTACTCAAAAAGCGATTATCATTAACGAAGCTATAGAGCTTGCTAAGGAAATGGCAGGTGATAATGCTCCTAAATTTATCAATGGAGTATTAGATAAAATCAACAAGGAAAAACAATGA
- the pyrF gene encoding orotidine-5'-phosphate decarboxylase, with amino-acid sequence MKLCVAFDVASYDDCLHLAKELKGLDIWIKVGLRSYLRDGVKLLEAIKKIDDFKIFLDLKLYDIPNTMADACEELARFDVDMFNIHASAGKSVMCMIMERLNALSKRPLVLAVSALTSFDEQEFFSLYRQDIKQAVKEFSKISYESGLDGMVCSVYESLLIKENTDSKFITLTPGIRPFKENSDDQKRVADIQCAKENLSDFIVVGRPIYKAKEPRKVCEDILEHLK; translated from the coding sequence ATGAAGCTTTGTGTGGCTTTTGATGTGGCAAGTTATGATGATTGCCTTCATTTGGCTAAAGAATTAAAGGGTTTAGATATATGGATAAAAGTAGGGCTTAGGTCTTATTTAAGAGATGGTGTAAAGCTTTTAGAGGCGATTAAAAAAATAGATGATTTTAAAATTTTTTTAGACTTAAAGCTTTATGATATTCCAAATACTATGGCCGATGCTTGTGAAGAGCTTGCTAGGTTTGATGTGGATATGTTTAATATCCATGCAAGCGCAGGTAAAAGTGTTATGTGTATGATTATGGAGCGTTTAAATGCTTTAAGCAAAAGACCTTTAGTGCTTGCTGTATCTGCTTTAACTAGCTTTGATGAGCAAGAATTTTTTAGCTTATATCGCCAAGATATTAAACAAGCGGTGAAAGAATTTTCTAAAATAAGCTATGAAAGTGGTCTTGATGGTATGGTGTGTTCGGTGTATGAAAGCTTGCTAATAAAAGAAAACACAGATTCAAAATTTATCACCTTGACGCCTGGAATTCGCCCTTTTAAAGAAAATTCAGATGATCAAAAAAGAGTGGCTGATATCCAATGTGCGAAAGAAAATCTTTCAGATTTTATTGTAGTAGGAAGACCTATTTATAAAGCAAAAGAACCTAGAAAGGTTTGTGAGGATATATTAGAGCATTTAAAATAA
- a CDS encoding META domain-containing protein: protein MKKLLAFGAASVAIFSGCSVANLSVDDLQNKEFTISSYEANGKTFESNTIKTSISFDNKDKRVFGVSGCNRFFGNYKDQGDSIKIEDNLASTKMLCDQESMKFEDNFLRYFNGDFQITSDDNGIILENKKMKVYLK, encoded by the coding sequence ATGAAAAAATTACTAGCATTTGGCGCTGCAAGCGTAGCTATTTTTAGTGGGTGCTCGGTGGCGAATTTAAGTGTTGATGATTTACAAAATAAAGAATTTACTATCAGTTCTTATGAAGCTAATGGAAAAACTTTTGAATCCAATACAATAAAAACTAGCATTAGCTTTGATAATAAAGACAAAAGAGTATTTGGAGTGTCAGGGTGTAATAGATTTTTTGGAAACTATAAAGATCAAGGAGATAGCATTAAAATAGAAGACAATCTTGCCTCTACTAAAATGCTTTGTGATCAAGAATCTATGAAATTTGAAGATAATTTCTTGAGATATTTTAATGGAGATTTTCAAATCACTAGCGATGATAATGGTATCATACTAGAAAATAAGAAAATGAAAGTATATTTAAAATAA
- a CDS encoding MCP-domain signal transduction protein, with the protein MFKSIGAKISLAMISTLLISFIIMQIILQNDSQQTTDRISRANLDTLSASVFQTLRMAMNLGDPTIIEQAIKEAGEIEGIKDIKIYPSQSTIELFEMQKFTKSDDKLINEQFSKPQVRAVEINNEQGHYLRLIRPLIANENCLACHANAKEGDVLGVMDMYNDLKHIDDDLTDSARTYIVIFSVALLFTVFAVLYILKIVVGNPVLDLLKHAKELAGGDGDLRARISVKSTDEIGKACVYINQFIEKIQNTVISTNESSQMVDKQSKLLNTNALDLANRTKEGHTKTDESYQLSEQIHTELQDLAVLSNNANKANTKSFEVLNAMLDSLGQVVDKVRVVAENEDVLSQKVEIMEKQAEEIKKASEMMGEIADKTNLLSLNAGIEAARAGEFGRGFSVIAEDVRNLAQNSEEFLKNIAIVTKQLVDSINEVSKELKHNAKEINSLNQDAKDLVEGTNEVKVCNENARDLANACMQKISSTQETLQSLLDKMQETVKLSDKNEEISKILLDVAHELNIVCQNLEDELKHFNV; encoded by the coding sequence ATGTTTAAAAGCATCGGCGCAAAGATATCTTTAGCAATGATTTCTACATTGCTTATTAGTTTTATTATTATGCAAATTATTTTGCAAAATGACTCTCAGCAAACAACCGATAGAATCAGTCGCGCTAATTTAGATACTCTAAGTGCTTCTGTTTTTCAAACATTAAGAATGGCGATGAACCTAGGCGATCCTACCATCATAGAACAAGCTATTAAAGAAGCTGGAGAGATTGAAGGTATTAAAGACATCAAAATTTATCCCTCACAAAGCACCATTGAACTTTTTGAAATGCAAAAATTTACAAAAAGCGATGATAAACTCATCAACGAACAATTTAGCAAACCTCAAGTTAGAGCAGTTGAAATCAACAATGAACAAGGGCATTATTTAAGATTAATACGTCCATTAATTGCTAATGAAAACTGCTTAGCTTGTCATGCTAATGCTAAAGAAGGTGATGTTTTGGGTGTTATGGATATGTACAATGACTTAAAACATATTGATGATGATCTAACAGACTCTGCAAGAACTTATATTGTAATCTTTAGTGTAGCTTTACTTTTTACTGTTTTTGCTGTGCTTTATATTTTAAAAATTGTTGTGGGCAACCCTGTTTTAGACCTTTTAAAACATGCTAAAGAACTAGCTGGTGGAGATGGGGATTTACGTGCAAGAATTAGCGTAAAAAGCACTGATGAGATAGGCAAAGCTTGTGTTTATATTAATCAATTTATCGAAAAAATTCAAAATACCGTTATTTCTACCAATGAAAGCTCTCAAATGGTAGATAAGCAATCAAAACTTCTAAATACCAACGCACTTGATCTAGCCAATAGAACTAAAGAAGGTCACACTAAAACAGATGAATCTTACCAATTAAGTGAACAAATTCACACAGAATTACAAGATTTAGCTGTGCTTTCAAATAATGCAAACAAAGCAAATACAAAATCATTCGAAGTATTAAATGCTATGCTTGATTCACTAGGTCAGGTAGTGGATAAAGTGAGAGTTGTTGCAGAAAATGAAGATGTTTTATCCCAAAAAGTAGAAATTATGGAAAAACAAGCAGAGGAAATCAAAAAAGCCTCTGAAATGATGGGAGAAATTGCTGATAAAACCAATCTTTTATCTCTAAATGCAGGCATTGAAGCAGCACGCGCGGGAGAGTTTGGGCGTGGATTTTCAGTAATTGCTGAAGATGTGCGAAATCTTGCTCAAAACTCGGAAGAATTTTTGAAAAATATTGCTATAGTAACCAAGCAACTAGTAGATAGCATCAATGAAGTTTCTAAAGAATTAAAACATAATGCAAAAGAAATTAATTCACTAAATCAAGATGCAAAAGATCTAGTAGAAGGAACCAATGAAGTAAAAGTTTGCAATGAGAATGCAAGAGATTTAGCTAATGCGTGTATGCAAAAAATTTCAAGTACACAAGAGACTTTGCAATCTTTACTAGATAAAATGCAAGAAACCGTCAAACTCAGTGATAAAAACGAAGAAATTTCAAAAATTTTACTTGATGTTGCACATGAGTTAAATATAGTCTGTCAAAATTTAGAAGATGAATTAAAACATTTCAATGTATAA
- the purH gene encoding bifunctional phosphoribosylaminoimidazolecarboxamide formyltransferase/IMP cyclohydrolase: protein MKALISVSDKEDVVEFASELAKLGFELLSTGGTYKLLKENNLQVQEVSDFTQSPEMFEGRVKTLHPKIHGGILYKREDENHQKQAKEHHIESIDLLCVNLYPFKKTTIMTQDFDEIVENIDIGGPAMIRSGAKNFKNVIVVCDILDYDKIIQALKENTLDLDFRRSLMIKAYEHTANYDAYIANYMNECFNGGFGASKFIVGQKVFDTKYGENPHQKGALYEFDDFFTHNFTTLKGEASFNNLTDINAALNLASAFDKAPAVAIVKHANACGFAIKENLLQSYIHALKCDTLSAYGGVVAINGTLDKELAQKINEIYIEVIIAANVDDEALEVFKDKKRIKIFTQKAPFLTRAYDKYDFKHIDGGFVYQDSDEVKEDELKNAVLKSERKASEEELKDLEIAMKIAAFTKSNNVVYVKNGAMIAIGMGMTSRIDAAKAAISKAKEMGLDLQGCVLASEAFFPFRDSIDEASKIGVKAIIEPGGSIRDEDIIQAANEYGIALYFSGVRHFLH from the coding sequence ATGAAAGCACTCATTAGTGTAAGCGACAAAGAAGATGTTGTAGAATTTGCAAGCGAACTTGCAAAGCTAGGTTTTGAACTTTTATCTACTGGTGGCACATATAAACTTTTAAAAGAAAATAACCTACAAGTGCAAGAAGTAAGTGATTTTACTCAAAGTCCAGAAATGTTTGAAGGGCGTGTAAAAACCTTACATCCAAAAATTCATGGTGGGATTTTATATAAAAGAGAAGATGAAAATCATCAAAAACAAGCCAAAGAACATCACATCGAAAGCATTGATTTACTGTGCGTAAATTTATATCCTTTTAAAAAAACAACCATTATGACACAAGATTTTGATGAGATTGTTGAAAATATTGACATTGGTGGCCCAGCAATGATACGCAGTGGTGCAAAAAACTTTAAAAATGTCATTGTTGTTTGTGATATTTTAGATTATGATAAAATCATTCAAGCTTTAAAAGAAAATACCTTAGATCTTGATTTTAGAAGATCTTTAATGATCAAAGCATACGAGCATACTGCAAATTATGATGCGTATATAGCAAACTACATGAATGAGTGCTTCAATGGCGGCTTTGGGGCAAGTAAATTTATCGTAGGACAGAAAGTTTTTGATACAAAATACGGAGAAAATCCTCATCAAAAAGGTGCTTTATATGAATTTGATGACTTTTTCACACATAATTTTACAACCTTAAAAGGCGAAGCAAGCTTTAATAACCTAACTGATATCAATGCAGCTTTAAACTTAGCAAGTGCTTTTGATAAAGCCCCTGCGGTGGCGATTGTAAAACACGCCAATGCCTGCGGTTTTGCTATAAAAGAAAATCTACTTCAAAGTTACATCCACGCATTAAAATGTGACACTCTAAGTGCTTATGGTGGAGTTGTTGCGATCAATGGAACCTTAGATAAAGAATTAGCACAAAAAATTAATGAAATTTATATCGAAGTAATCATTGCTGCAAATGTAGATGATGAAGCATTGGAAGTATTTAAAGACAAAAAACGCATTAAAATTTTCACACAAAAAGCACCATTTTTAACCAGAGCTTACGACAAATACGACTTCAAACATATTGATGGTGGCTTCGTATATCAAGATAGTGATGAAGTTAAAGAAGATGAGCTAAAAAATGCCGTTTTAAAAAGCGAAAGAAAAGCGAGCGAAGAAGAATTAAAAGACCTTGAAATAGCTATGAAAATTGCCGCATTCACCAAGTCAAACAATGTAGTATATGTAAAAAATGGCGCTATGATAGCTATTGGCATGGGTATGACAAGTCGTATTGATGCGGCTAAAGCAGCTATTAGCAAGGCAAAAGAAATGGGGCTTGATTTACAAGGTTGTGTTTTAGCAAGTGAAGCATTTTTTCCTTTTAGAGATAGCATTGATGAGGCTAGCAAAATCGGAGTAAAAGCCATTATCGAGCCAGGTGGAAGCATAAGAGATGAGGATATTATCCAAGCAGCTAATGAATATGGTATTGCATTATATTTTAGCGGTGTAAGACACTTTTTACATTAA